Below is a genomic region from Mesorhizobium sp..
TCATCGGCATCAGCGACCGGGTGGCGGTGATGCACGAAGGCCGCATCGCCGGCTTTCTGCGCCGCGAGGAACTGAGCGAGGGCGCCATCCTGTCGCTTGCCGTCGGGCGCGTGGCGGCGTGATCGCGACGATCGGGGGGAACGGGCGATGATCAGCCGGAAGGACCTGTCACTGTTGATCCTGATCATCGTCGTGGGAACGGTGGTGGCGATCATCAATCCGCGCTTCCTGTCGCCGATCAATCTGTCGAACACGGCCAATCTGATCGGTCTGTTCGGAATGTTCGCCGTCGCCCAGGCCTTCGTCATCATCTCCGGCGGCATCGAACTTTCGGTCGGTTCGATCATCGCGCTGCTCGGCGTGCTGTTCATCGACCTGGTGGCGGCCGGATCGCTTTCGCCGGGTCTCGCCTTCCTCACGGTCCTCGGGCTCGGCTGCCTGATCGGCCTGCTGCACGGCTTCCTCGTCGCCCGGGTCGGGCTGCAGCCCTTCGTCGTGACGCTGTGCGGGCTTCTGATCTATCGCGGCATCGCTCGCTACTACACCGAGGATGCGACCGCTGGCTTTCCGTTCGGCGCCAGCTTCCCGACACTCGAATGGCTGGTCGCGGGGCGGCTCTACGGCGTCCCGCACAGCCTGATCGCGTTCCTGCTGATCACCGTCGTGATGGGCGTGGTGCTGCACCGCTCGGTCTACGGGCGGCACCTGTTCGCCGTCGGCAAGAGCGAGGAGGCGGCGCGGTACAGCGGCATCAACACCCATCGGGTCGTGATCACGGCCTATGTCATCTGCTGTGCGCTGACGGCCGTCGCGGCGGTGTTCATCGCGATGTACACGCGCTCGATCTCGCCGTCCTCGCACGGCAATTTCTACGAGCTCTACGCCATCGCGGCGGCGGTGCTGGGCGGCTGCTCGCTGAGGGGCGGCGAGGGATCGATTCTCGGCGTCGTGCTCGGCACCGTGCTGCTGCAGGTGCTGCAGAACCTCGTCAACCTGCTCGGCATCCCGAGCTCGCTCAACTTCGCCGTGATGGGATCGGTGATCCTGATCGGAGTGCTGGCGGACCAGCAGTTCTCGAAGCGGTAGAGCCAGTCAATCCACAATTTGCCGGACCGTCGAACGCGTCAGTCTTGCCGGTTCGGCGATCTTCCCGAGGGCTCATGCCCGGGAAATCCCTGGGGCGAGCAGTCCCAGCGCGGCGCGCGGAGAGCCAATCGCATCGGGGCTTGAGCATTCCGGCTGTGCGAGCCTCCCTTCACGGGTCTCGGTCCCATCTTCGTGGAAACGAAGCCGCCCGCTATACGATACAGATTGACCGCGATACAATTCAGCCATAGCGTGAACGGCACAGGCTCTGGGAGGAGCCCCAGGACATTGGTGACACATTTGCGGCGCCTTGGGGTGCCGAGGAGATCTTTCATGACGATCACGGTGCGCGGTATCGAGTTCCAGTCGAACCTCGACAACCCGATGGGGATCGAGTTCTACAACCTGTCGCACCGGTTCGGCTTCCAGTGCCCGAACTGGCCCTATTTCCGCGACGTCCAGATCGAGCGCAAGCACTACATGGCCAAGTCGGGGGTGCTGTCGCAGACGATCACGACGACCATGCACGTGACCACCCACATCGACGCGCCGGCGCATGTCGTGCAGGGCACGCCGTTCATCGACGAGGTGCCGCTGCCGCACTTCTTCGGCTCGGGCATCGTGGTGTCGCTGCCGAAGAAGAAGTGGGAGCAGATCACCGGCGACGATCTGGAGAAGGCCTGCGGCAAGTCGATCCGCAAGGGCGACGTGCTGATCATCAACACCGGCTGGCACAAGGTCTACGAGGACGGCGACTACTTCGCCTACTGCCCGGGCTTCGTCCCCTCGGCCGCCGACTGGATGATCGAGAAGGGGGTCAAGGTCGTCGGCCACGACACCCAGGCCAACGACCATCCGCTGGCCACCGCCATCGGCCCGCAGCGCAACGGACCGATCCTGCCGCACCTGGCGGAGGAGTACAAGGAATGGTCGGGCGGCATCGACTGGAAGGACGCCTTCCCGGAATGGGAGCCGGTGCACCAGAAGATCTTCAAGGCCGGCATCCTCGGCATCGAGAATGTCGGCGGCGACCTCGACGCCGTCACCGGCAAGCGCTGCACCTTCGCCTTCTTCCCGATCAACTGGGATCGCGGCGACGGCTGCATCATCCGCCTGGTCGCCATGATCGACCGCAACCAGTCCTACCGCATCGAGAAGGGCGAGGCGTTCTGATGTTCGTCAAGCGCTTTGCCGATGCCAAGCCCTACGAGGCAGCCAACCACCGCGGCGTGGTCGGGCTTCGCCTGCAGGGCTTCGAGGCGGGCGGGCCCGCGAACCAGTGGGTCGGCCTGTCGCAATTCCTCCCGGGAGGCGGAGCCGGGCCGGATTCCACC
It encodes:
- a CDS encoding ABC transporter permease is translated as MSRKDLSLLILIIVVGTVVAIINPRFLSPINLSNTANLIGLFGMFAVAQAFVIISGGIELSVGSIIALLGVLFIDLVAAGSLSPGLAFLTVLGLGCLIGLLHGFLVARVGLQPFVVTLCGLLIYRGIARYYTEDATAGFPFGASFPTLEWLVAGRLYGVPHSLIAFLLITVVMGVVLHRSVYGRHLFAVGKSEEAARYSGINTHRVVITAYVICCALTAVAAVFIAMYTRSISPSSHGNFYELYAIAAAVLGGCSLRGGEGSILGVVLGTVLLQVLQNLVNLLGIPSSLNFAVMGSVILIGVLADQQFSKR
- a CDS encoding cyclase family protein, which gives rise to MTITVRGIEFQSNLDNPMGIEFYNLSHRFGFQCPNWPYFRDVQIERKHYMAKSGVLSQTITTTMHVTTHIDAPAHVVQGTPFIDEVPLPHFFGSGIVVSLPKKKWEQITGDDLEKACGKSIRKGDVLIINTGWHKVYEDGDYFAYCPGFVPSAADWMIEKGVKVVGHDTQANDHPLATAIGPQRNGPILPHLAEEYKEWSGGIDWKDAFPEWEPVHQKIFKAGILGIENVGGDLDAVTGKRCTFAFFPINWDRGDGCIIRLVAMIDRNQSYRIEKGEAF